In the Wyeomyia smithii strain HCP4-BCI-WySm-NY-G18 chromosome 2, ASM2978416v1, whole genome shotgun sequence genome, one interval contains:
- the LOC129722371 gene encoding sodium-dependent nutrient amino acid transporter 1-like isoform X1 translates to MTSQRIGAMENNPRRDFCSTNSKCIANGLSQVNGIAITVAIPGAPTREKWGKGVEFMLSCIAYSVGFGNIWKFPYTALQNGGGAFLIPYLVVLFVVGRPIYYLEMVMGQFCSRGCVKVYDLAPIMKGIGVGQSLAMFVVMTYYTPVLAITLRYLIASFRSVLPWSKCDPSWSRCINSDFRGFLNATDPTLSSMNVSAELYFTKTVMHRAPLDQGIGIPDFKLTMCLFVSWMIVAVILIKGIRSTGKASYFLALFPYVIILVLFIHSCTLEGSFNGIKYFLTPKWDQLFTVTVWMEAVTQCFFSLSICFGGIIAYSSFNNFSNNVYRDAMIISWLDTFTSIIIGCIVFGVLGNLAHVTHKENIQDVVRQGPGLTFIAYPDAIAKFEYFPQLFSVLFFMMLFIVGIGSNLGVITSIITAIRDQCPMLPNWKVASVISVVGFCLSTIYMAPGGLDLLDVFDNYGAKYVTLTLALMEMITFGWIYGVDRICRDIQFMLKMETSKFWRICWAVVAPLVVSVILIGSFVAHKPIDVPTEYNIIGWCVYTLAVIQLPLWAIYTVCNQKRNGLGRKLRSAFKPSRMWGPENESIRELYNVSIEKSKQFQDHGRPFSLCKFIYRRIFK, encoded by the exons ATGACGAGCCAACGAATTGGCGCTATGGAAAATAATCCTCGAAGGGATTTCTGCAGTACAAACAGTAAATGCATCGCCAACGGTCTTAGT CAAGTAAATGGTATCGCCATCACGGTGGCCATCCCTGGGGCACCCACCAGGGAAAAGTGGGGTAAAGGCGTCGAGTTCATGCTCTCGTGCATAGCCTATTCGGTTGGATTTGGTAACATTTGGAAGTTTCCTTACACGGCCCTGCAGAATGGAGGTGGAGCTTTCCTCATTCCGTATTTGGTGGTGCTGTTCGTCGTTGGTCGTCCGATCTATTACCTGGAGATGGTGATGGGCCAGTTCTGCAGTCGAGGCTGCGTTAAGGTCTACGATTTGGCTCCGATTATGAAAG GTATTGGCGTTGGTCAATCGCTGGCAATGTTCGTTGTCATGACCTATTACACACCTGTTCTGGCAATCACGTTACGATATTTGATTGCATCCTTTAGAAGTGTGCTTCCGTGGAGTAAATGCGATCCCTCTTGGAGTCGGTGTATCAACTCTGATTTCAGGGGATTCCTGAATGCCACCGATCCCACGCTTAGTAGTATGAACGTTTCCGCTGAACTTTATTTTAC AAAGACAGTAATGCATCGAGCTCCGCTAGATCAGGGCATCGGAATTCCAGATTTCAAATTGACGATGTGTCTGTTCGTCTCCTGGATGATTGTAGCTGTTATCTTAATCAAAGGGATTCGCAGTACCGGGAAGGCTTCCTATTTCCTGGCGCTGTTTCCTTAtgttattattttggttttgttCATCCACTCCTGCACACTTGAAGGTTCGTTCAACGGAATCAAGTACTTTCTTACTCCCAAATGGGATCAGTTATTCACGGTGACTGTCTGGATGGAAGCCGTGACGCAATGTTTCTTCTCATTATCTATCTGCTTCGGTGGAATCATCGCTTACTCGTCATTCAATAATTTCTCGAACAACGTTTACCG AGATGCTATGATCATTTCCTGGCTGGACACCTTCACCTCTATTATCATTGGGTGCATCGTATTTGGTGTTCTGGGGAACTTGGCACATGTAACGCACAAAGAGAACATCCAGGACGTTGTTCGTCAAGGACCGGGTCTCACTTTCATTGCCTACCCGGATGCGATCGCCAAGTTCGAATACTTTCCACAGCTTTTTTCGGTATTGTTCTTCATGATGCTGTTCATCGTCGGCATCGGAAGTAATTTGGGAGTGATCACCAGTATTATAACAGCGATCCGTGACCAATGCCCGATGTTGCCAAACTGGAAAGTTGCCAGCGTGATCAGTGTGGTTGGGTTTTGTTTGAGTACAATCTACATGGCTCCAGGTGGATTGGATTTGCTGGATGTTTTTGATAATTATGGAGCTAAATATGTTACTCTTACGTTGGCCTTAATGGAGATGATCACTTTCGGTTGGATATACGGAGTGGATCGAATCTGTCGGGACATTCAGTTTATGCTTAAAATGGAGACAAGCAAGTTCTGGAGAATCTGTTGGGCGGTAGTCGCACCGCTCGTTGTGAGTGTGATTTTAATCGGAAGTTTTGTGGCACACAAACCGATAGACGTTCCTACGGAGTACAATA ttattGGATGGTGCGTTTACACGCTTGCTGTAATCCAGTTACCATTGTGGGCTATCTACACAGTGTGTAACCAGAAACGTAACGGACTGGGACGGAAGCTTCGAAGCGCTTTCAAGCCTAGCAGAATGTGGGGACCAGAGAATGAATCTATACGAGAGTTATACAACGTATCCATTGAGAAAAGTAAACAGTTTCAAGACCATGGGCGACCGTTTAGCTTGTGCAAGTTTATTTATAGAAGAATATTTAAGTAG
- the LOC129722371 gene encoding sodium-dependent nutrient amino acid transporter 1-like isoform X4: MRDLKSMQVNGIAITVAIPGAPTREKWGKGVEFMLSCIAYSVGFGNIWKFPYTALQNGGGAFLIPYLVVLFVVGRPIYYLEMVMGQFCSRGCVKVYDLAPIMKGIGVGQSLAMFVVMTYYTPVLAITLRYLIASFRSVLPWSKCDPSWSRCINSDFRGFLNATDPTLSSMNVSAELYFTKTVMHRAPLDQGIGIPDFKLTMCLFVSWMIVAVILIKGIRSTGKASYFLALFPYVIILVLFIHSCTLEGSFNGIKYFLTPKWDQLFTVTVWMEAVTQCFFSLSICFGGIIAYSSFNNFSNNVYRDAMIISWLDTFTSIIIGCIVFGVLGNLAHVTHKENIQDVVRQGPGLTFIAYPDAIAKFEYFPQLFSVLFFMMLFIVGIGSNLGVITSIITAIRDQCPMLPNWKVASVISVVGFCLSTIYMAPGGLDLLDVFDNYGAKYVTLTLALMEMITFGWIYGVDRICRDIQFMLKMETSKFWRICWAVVAPLVVSVILIGSFVAHKPIDVPTEYNIIGWCVYTLAVIQLPLWAIYTVCNQKRNGLGRKLRSAFKPSRMWGPENESIRELYNVSIEKSKQFQDHGRPFSLCKFIYRRIFK, from the exons ATGCGAGATTTGAAATCAATG CAAGTAAATGGTATCGCCATCACGGTGGCCATCCCTGGGGCACCCACCAGGGAAAAGTGGGGTAAAGGCGTCGAGTTCATGCTCTCGTGCATAGCCTATTCGGTTGGATTTGGTAACATTTGGAAGTTTCCTTACACGGCCCTGCAGAATGGAGGTGGAGCTTTCCTCATTCCGTATTTGGTGGTGCTGTTCGTCGTTGGTCGTCCGATCTATTACCTGGAGATGGTGATGGGCCAGTTCTGCAGTCGAGGCTGCGTTAAGGTCTACGATTTGGCTCCGATTATGAAAG GTATTGGCGTTGGTCAATCGCTGGCAATGTTCGTTGTCATGACCTATTACACACCTGTTCTGGCAATCACGTTACGATATTTGATTGCATCCTTTAGAAGTGTGCTTCCGTGGAGTAAATGCGATCCCTCTTGGAGTCGGTGTATCAACTCTGATTTCAGGGGATTCCTGAATGCCACCGATCCCACGCTTAGTAGTATGAACGTTTCCGCTGAACTTTATTTTAC AAAGACAGTAATGCATCGAGCTCCGCTAGATCAGGGCATCGGAATTCCAGATTTCAAATTGACGATGTGTCTGTTCGTCTCCTGGATGATTGTAGCTGTTATCTTAATCAAAGGGATTCGCAGTACCGGGAAGGCTTCCTATTTCCTGGCGCTGTTTCCTTAtgttattattttggttttgttCATCCACTCCTGCACACTTGAAGGTTCGTTCAACGGAATCAAGTACTTTCTTACTCCCAAATGGGATCAGTTATTCACGGTGACTGTCTGGATGGAAGCCGTGACGCAATGTTTCTTCTCATTATCTATCTGCTTCGGTGGAATCATCGCTTACTCGTCATTCAATAATTTCTCGAACAACGTTTACCG AGATGCTATGATCATTTCCTGGCTGGACACCTTCACCTCTATTATCATTGGGTGCATCGTATTTGGTGTTCTGGGGAACTTGGCACATGTAACGCACAAAGAGAACATCCAGGACGTTGTTCGTCAAGGACCGGGTCTCACTTTCATTGCCTACCCGGATGCGATCGCCAAGTTCGAATACTTTCCACAGCTTTTTTCGGTATTGTTCTTCATGATGCTGTTCATCGTCGGCATCGGAAGTAATTTGGGAGTGATCACCAGTATTATAACAGCGATCCGTGACCAATGCCCGATGTTGCCAAACTGGAAAGTTGCCAGCGTGATCAGTGTGGTTGGGTTTTGTTTGAGTACAATCTACATGGCTCCAGGTGGATTGGATTTGCTGGATGTTTTTGATAATTATGGAGCTAAATATGTTACTCTTACGTTGGCCTTAATGGAGATGATCACTTTCGGTTGGATATACGGAGTGGATCGAATCTGTCGGGACATTCAGTTTATGCTTAAAATGGAGACAAGCAAGTTCTGGAGAATCTGTTGGGCGGTAGTCGCACCGCTCGTTGTGAGTGTGATTTTAATCGGAAGTTTTGTGGCACACAAACCGATAGACGTTCCTACGGAGTACAATA ttattGGATGGTGCGTTTACACGCTTGCTGTAATCCAGTTACCATTGTGGGCTATCTACACAGTGTGTAACCAGAAACGTAACGGACTGGGACGGAAGCTTCGAAGCGCTTTCAAGCCTAGCAGAATGTGGGGACCAGAGAATGAATCTATACGAGAGTTATACAACGTATCCATTGAGAAAAGTAAACAGTTTCAAGACCATGGGCGACCGTTTAGCTTGTGCAAGTTTATTTATAGAAGAATATTTAAGTAG
- the LOC129722371 gene encoding sodium-dependent nutrient amino acid transporter 1-like isoform X2, whose amino-acid sequence MAVEQFYEFTRCSSSEITLLSKEQVNGIAITVAIPGAPTREKWGKGVEFMLSCIAYSVGFGNIWKFPYTALQNGGGAFLIPYLVVLFVVGRPIYYLEMVMGQFCSRGCVKVYDLAPIMKGIGVGQSLAMFVVMTYYTPVLAITLRYLIASFRSVLPWSKCDPSWSRCINSDFRGFLNATDPTLSSMNVSAELYFTKTVMHRAPLDQGIGIPDFKLTMCLFVSWMIVAVILIKGIRSTGKASYFLALFPYVIILVLFIHSCTLEGSFNGIKYFLTPKWDQLFTVTVWMEAVTQCFFSLSICFGGIIAYSSFNNFSNNVYRDAMIISWLDTFTSIIIGCIVFGVLGNLAHVTHKENIQDVVRQGPGLTFIAYPDAIAKFEYFPQLFSVLFFMMLFIVGIGSNLGVITSIITAIRDQCPMLPNWKVASVISVVGFCLSTIYMAPGGLDLLDVFDNYGAKYVTLTLALMEMITFGWIYGVDRICRDIQFMLKMETSKFWRICWAVVAPLVVSVILIGSFVAHKPIDVPTEYNIIGWCVYTLAVIQLPLWAIYTVCNQKRNGLGRKLRSAFKPSRMWGPENESIRELYNVSIEKSKQFQDHGRPFSLCKFIYRRIFK is encoded by the exons ATGGCGGTAGAGCAATTTTATGAATTTACTCGTTGCTCGTCATCGGAAATTACGCTGCTGTCGAAGGAG CAAGTAAATGGTATCGCCATCACGGTGGCCATCCCTGGGGCACCCACCAGGGAAAAGTGGGGTAAAGGCGTCGAGTTCATGCTCTCGTGCATAGCCTATTCGGTTGGATTTGGTAACATTTGGAAGTTTCCTTACACGGCCCTGCAGAATGGAGGTGGAGCTTTCCTCATTCCGTATTTGGTGGTGCTGTTCGTCGTTGGTCGTCCGATCTATTACCTGGAGATGGTGATGGGCCAGTTCTGCAGTCGAGGCTGCGTTAAGGTCTACGATTTGGCTCCGATTATGAAAG GTATTGGCGTTGGTCAATCGCTGGCAATGTTCGTTGTCATGACCTATTACACACCTGTTCTGGCAATCACGTTACGATATTTGATTGCATCCTTTAGAAGTGTGCTTCCGTGGAGTAAATGCGATCCCTCTTGGAGTCGGTGTATCAACTCTGATTTCAGGGGATTCCTGAATGCCACCGATCCCACGCTTAGTAGTATGAACGTTTCCGCTGAACTTTATTTTAC AAAGACAGTAATGCATCGAGCTCCGCTAGATCAGGGCATCGGAATTCCAGATTTCAAATTGACGATGTGTCTGTTCGTCTCCTGGATGATTGTAGCTGTTATCTTAATCAAAGGGATTCGCAGTACCGGGAAGGCTTCCTATTTCCTGGCGCTGTTTCCTTAtgttattattttggttttgttCATCCACTCCTGCACACTTGAAGGTTCGTTCAACGGAATCAAGTACTTTCTTACTCCCAAATGGGATCAGTTATTCACGGTGACTGTCTGGATGGAAGCCGTGACGCAATGTTTCTTCTCATTATCTATCTGCTTCGGTGGAATCATCGCTTACTCGTCATTCAATAATTTCTCGAACAACGTTTACCG AGATGCTATGATCATTTCCTGGCTGGACACCTTCACCTCTATTATCATTGGGTGCATCGTATTTGGTGTTCTGGGGAACTTGGCACATGTAACGCACAAAGAGAACATCCAGGACGTTGTTCGTCAAGGACCGGGTCTCACTTTCATTGCCTACCCGGATGCGATCGCCAAGTTCGAATACTTTCCACAGCTTTTTTCGGTATTGTTCTTCATGATGCTGTTCATCGTCGGCATCGGAAGTAATTTGGGAGTGATCACCAGTATTATAACAGCGATCCGTGACCAATGCCCGATGTTGCCAAACTGGAAAGTTGCCAGCGTGATCAGTGTGGTTGGGTTTTGTTTGAGTACAATCTACATGGCTCCAGGTGGATTGGATTTGCTGGATGTTTTTGATAATTATGGAGCTAAATATGTTACTCTTACGTTGGCCTTAATGGAGATGATCACTTTCGGTTGGATATACGGAGTGGATCGAATCTGTCGGGACATTCAGTTTATGCTTAAAATGGAGACAAGCAAGTTCTGGAGAATCTGTTGGGCGGTAGTCGCACCGCTCGTTGTGAGTGTGATTTTAATCGGAAGTTTTGTGGCACACAAACCGATAGACGTTCCTACGGAGTACAATA ttattGGATGGTGCGTTTACACGCTTGCTGTAATCCAGTTACCATTGTGGGCTATCTACACAGTGTGTAACCAGAAACGTAACGGACTGGGACGGAAGCTTCGAAGCGCTTTCAAGCCTAGCAGAATGTGGGGACCAGAGAATGAATCTATACGAGAGTTATACAACGTATCCATTGAGAAAAGTAAACAGTTTCAAGACCATGGGCGACCGTTTAGCTTGTGCAAGTTTATTTATAGAAGAATATTTAAGTAG
- the LOC129722371 gene encoding sodium-dependent nutrient amino acid transporter 1-like isoform X3, with product MQCNQHWLLIIEQVNGIAITVAIPGAPTREKWGKGVEFMLSCIAYSVGFGNIWKFPYTALQNGGGAFLIPYLVVLFVVGRPIYYLEMVMGQFCSRGCVKVYDLAPIMKGIGVGQSLAMFVVMTYYTPVLAITLRYLIASFRSVLPWSKCDPSWSRCINSDFRGFLNATDPTLSSMNVSAELYFTKTVMHRAPLDQGIGIPDFKLTMCLFVSWMIVAVILIKGIRSTGKASYFLALFPYVIILVLFIHSCTLEGSFNGIKYFLTPKWDQLFTVTVWMEAVTQCFFSLSICFGGIIAYSSFNNFSNNVYRDAMIISWLDTFTSIIIGCIVFGVLGNLAHVTHKENIQDVVRQGPGLTFIAYPDAIAKFEYFPQLFSVLFFMMLFIVGIGSNLGVITSIITAIRDQCPMLPNWKVASVISVVGFCLSTIYMAPGGLDLLDVFDNYGAKYVTLTLALMEMITFGWIYGVDRICRDIQFMLKMETSKFWRICWAVVAPLVVSVILIGSFVAHKPIDVPTEYNIIGWCVYTLAVIQLPLWAIYTVCNQKRNGLGRKLRSAFKPSRMWGPENESIRELYNVSIEKSKQFQDHGRPFSLCKFIYRRIFK from the exons ATGCAGTGTAACCAGCATTGGTTGCTGATAATTGAG CAAGTAAATGGTATCGCCATCACGGTGGCCATCCCTGGGGCACCCACCAGGGAAAAGTGGGGTAAAGGCGTCGAGTTCATGCTCTCGTGCATAGCCTATTCGGTTGGATTTGGTAACATTTGGAAGTTTCCTTACACGGCCCTGCAGAATGGAGGTGGAGCTTTCCTCATTCCGTATTTGGTGGTGCTGTTCGTCGTTGGTCGTCCGATCTATTACCTGGAGATGGTGATGGGCCAGTTCTGCAGTCGAGGCTGCGTTAAGGTCTACGATTTGGCTCCGATTATGAAAG GTATTGGCGTTGGTCAATCGCTGGCAATGTTCGTTGTCATGACCTATTACACACCTGTTCTGGCAATCACGTTACGATATTTGATTGCATCCTTTAGAAGTGTGCTTCCGTGGAGTAAATGCGATCCCTCTTGGAGTCGGTGTATCAACTCTGATTTCAGGGGATTCCTGAATGCCACCGATCCCACGCTTAGTAGTATGAACGTTTCCGCTGAACTTTATTTTAC AAAGACAGTAATGCATCGAGCTCCGCTAGATCAGGGCATCGGAATTCCAGATTTCAAATTGACGATGTGTCTGTTCGTCTCCTGGATGATTGTAGCTGTTATCTTAATCAAAGGGATTCGCAGTACCGGGAAGGCTTCCTATTTCCTGGCGCTGTTTCCTTAtgttattattttggttttgttCATCCACTCCTGCACACTTGAAGGTTCGTTCAACGGAATCAAGTACTTTCTTACTCCCAAATGGGATCAGTTATTCACGGTGACTGTCTGGATGGAAGCCGTGACGCAATGTTTCTTCTCATTATCTATCTGCTTCGGTGGAATCATCGCTTACTCGTCATTCAATAATTTCTCGAACAACGTTTACCG AGATGCTATGATCATTTCCTGGCTGGACACCTTCACCTCTATTATCATTGGGTGCATCGTATTTGGTGTTCTGGGGAACTTGGCACATGTAACGCACAAAGAGAACATCCAGGACGTTGTTCGTCAAGGACCGGGTCTCACTTTCATTGCCTACCCGGATGCGATCGCCAAGTTCGAATACTTTCCACAGCTTTTTTCGGTATTGTTCTTCATGATGCTGTTCATCGTCGGCATCGGAAGTAATTTGGGAGTGATCACCAGTATTATAACAGCGATCCGTGACCAATGCCCGATGTTGCCAAACTGGAAAGTTGCCAGCGTGATCAGTGTGGTTGGGTTTTGTTTGAGTACAATCTACATGGCTCCAGGTGGATTGGATTTGCTGGATGTTTTTGATAATTATGGAGCTAAATATGTTACTCTTACGTTGGCCTTAATGGAGATGATCACTTTCGGTTGGATATACGGAGTGGATCGAATCTGTCGGGACATTCAGTTTATGCTTAAAATGGAGACAAGCAAGTTCTGGAGAATCTGTTGGGCGGTAGTCGCACCGCTCGTTGTGAGTGTGATTTTAATCGGAAGTTTTGTGGCACACAAACCGATAGACGTTCCTACGGAGTACAATA ttattGGATGGTGCGTTTACACGCTTGCTGTAATCCAGTTACCATTGTGGGCTATCTACACAGTGTGTAACCAGAAACGTAACGGACTGGGACGGAAGCTTCGAAGCGCTTTCAAGCCTAGCAGAATGTGGGGACCAGAGAATGAATCTATACGAGAGTTATACAACGTATCCATTGAGAAAAGTAAACAGTTTCAAGACCATGGGCGACCGTTTAGCTTGTGCAAGTTTATTTATAGAAGAATATTTAAGTAG